Genomic segment of Myxococcus stipitatus:
GGACGTGCCCAGCGAAGCCGGGTCCGCGAGGAGCTGCCTCGCCAGCGCGCGCAGCGACTCCGGGAACAGGTCCTGCACCGCGGCGCCGCCCTTGAGCGCACGCTCGCGGACGCTGATGACGCCCTCGGGCTCGAAGATGCCCGCCAGCGAATCCAGGCACGGACGGAACGAGTCGGGGAACGGGCAGAGCAGTCCCGTCTCCCTGTCGGCGCACAGCACCGTCTGGTAGCCGCACGCGACGGGCGTCCCATCCCACTTCATCGTGCGGAAGCAGAAGCGCAGCGACACCTCGCCCCGCGCCTCGAACGAGGTGAACACCACCAGCCGGTCACCCAGGTTCGCGGGCGACAGGTTGCGCGAGTACCCCTCGTGCGTGAGCAGGAGCACCCGGTCGAAGTCGCGGCGGAACTCCGGCACCTCGAAGAAGTGCGGACTGAAGAGCAGGTGCTCACGGCCCGCGCACTGGAACTTGAAGTTGGTGAGGAAGTGATGGCTCCCGTAGGCCATCGTGTCATCGAAATGGATGACGTACGGGACAGCGAAGTAGCCCATGGTGTGGTTCCCCATTCGATGTTCAGGAATCCAGCGCGCTCAGCGCCCGCAGGTCGTGCCCGTTGACCTGCGGCCGCCCGTCGGGGAGCAGCCCGTCCACCGTCGCGGAGAGGCCGCCGTCCACCACCCAGACGGCCCCGTTCACCCGCTGCGTCTTCGGCCCCAGGAGCAGCTCCGTCACGTCGGCCACGTCCTCCGCCGTGCACAGCTGCCCGCCCGGCGTGGCGGCCTCCCAGCGCGACACCCGCCCGGGCGCGTTGGGGAACATGCCCAGCAACTCCCCATGCACCGGGCCCGCCGACACGCAGTTGGTGCGGATGCCCTCCGGCGCCAGCTCCGCCGCCAGGTAGCGCGTGAGCGACTCCACGCCCGCCTTCACCACGCCCTGGCAACCCAGGTCATACATGTACCGCTGCGACATGGAGGTGGACATGGTGACGATGGCGCCACCGCCTCGCCGCGCCATCAGCGGACGCGCGCGCATGGCGCACTCGTAGGTCCCCGTGACACACGTGCGGAACGCCTTGTCCCAGTCGCGCGGGGCGATGCGGTCGAACGGGCCAATCAGCCCGTTGGAGGCGTTGCACACCAGGAAGTCCAGGCCCCCCAGCCGCTCCGCGATGGTGGTGAACAGCCGCTCCAGGTGCTCCTCCTGCGCGACGGAGCCCCACACGTGCAGCGCCTTGCCCCCCGCGGCGACAATCTCCTGCGCGGTGCGCTCACCCTCGTCCCGGGAATGAAACGAGTTGACGACCACCGTCGCCCCCGCGCTGGCCAGCCGCCGCGCGATGACCTTGCCAATCCCCTTCCCGGAGCCGGTGACGAGCGCCACCTTGCCCTCGAAGGGAAGCGGCGCACGGACGGCGACGGGCGGCGGAGGCGCCACCTGCGTCACCCCGCTGGTCGCGGGCGCCGTCCCCTGACGGGAACGAATCTCCTCGCTCACGGCCGAGAGCGTGCGCAGCCGCCGCGACGGGCGAGGCCCCAGCTCCAGGCTCAGCTCCTTGGCGAGCACGGCCAGCACCTCCGCGAGCTTCACGGAGTCGATGCCCAGCTCATCCTCCAGGTCCGCCTCCGGCGTCAGCAGCTCTTCCGGATAGCGCGTCACCCGAGCGAACACGGCGCGCACGCGGGCGTCCAGGTCCGACGGAAGGCCGGCCGCCGGGGGAGCCACGGGCGCGGGAATGGACGGCGCCGCGGACACGGGTGCGGGAGCCGCTTCCTCGAGCTGCGCCACCACCTGCTCGGCGATGAGGCTCAAGGTCCGCGCCTTGGCCCCCCGAGGCAGCCGCTCCACCGCGAGGCCGAACTCACGCGCGACGACGGCGGCAATCTCCGCGAGCTTCACGGAGTCGATTCCCAGCTCGTCCTCCAGCTGCGCCTCGGCCGTCAGGATGTCGAGCGGATACCGGGTGACAGTCGCCGCGCAGTGGCGAATCCGCTCCAGGACGTGTGAATGCGACAGGGGACCCAGGCGAGATGACGGGGACATTCTGAACCCTCACATTTTCAGGAACAGCTTGGGATGGATTGAGTCGCGTGCTTTATGCACGGGGGGTCTGACATTCAGTGCATCCCTCCCCCAGCACTCGCAACTCAAAGACAGGCACGAACGTCCGTTCGAGAGCACATCCCCGCCTGAATTGACAAACACCCATCCCACGTCGATCCGTGAGGGAAATCCACGAGGGGTCCGAGGGGGAGACAGGGCGACACAGCGGAAGGACGCACGCTTGTGAGGCATTGATGATACACGTCTCGCATTCATGACCCAGGATGGTCATGACACCAGGACAAAGCCTTCAAAACACAAGCATCGACTGTGTCATTCGACACCTGCGATGCGGACATCCACGACACAGCGACCTGCTCGACTCCACACGGGCCCGGAAATCCAGCCGGGCCCGTGCGCCCTCACTGAAATGACCAACCGCTCAGTTCTTCGCGACCTGCTTGCGCAGGCTCTCTTCCTGCGCCTGGAGCTCGGGCGTGAGAGCGGCGCCGAAGTCCTCGGGGTCGAACACGCGGCGGATCTCAATCTCCGACTCGCCCAGCATCGGGTTCGGGCAGCGCTTCACCCACTCGATGGCCTCTTCCAGCGACTTCACCTGGAACAGCCAGAAGCCGGCGACCAGCTCCTTCGTCTCCGCGAAGGGGCCGTCAATCACGGTCCGGGTGGAGCCGTTGAAGCGAACCCGCGCGCCCTTCGAGCTGGGGTGGAGGCCCTCACCCGCGAGCAGCACTCCCGCCTTCACCAGCTCCTCGTTGTACTTGCCCATCGCCTCCAGCAGGGACTGCTCCGGCATCTTTCCCGCTTCCGAGTCCTGCGTCGCCTTCACAATGACCATGAATCGCATGTCGTCTCTCCGTCGGGGGTCGCGGTTGCGTTGACCGGTGTTCGTCCCGGCCTCTATCGCTTCGTCGAATGACCTGGGGGACGATCGACATGGCTCCGAATAATTTCGGCGACCCGGGCCAAGCCCGCGAAATGACTGGCCGCGCGCACCCAGGATGTTCGAAAAGTCCCAGGGAATTTCCCGGGGATTTCCTCCAAGTCGCATGGGCCTCATTCCATCCGTGAGGAATCGGGTGCGCGAAGAGGCGGGGGAGGTTTGACCCGAAAAATGGCGGGGGTCTCTCTCATGGCTCGGTGCCTCCGGGCCCTCTCCCTCGCAGCCGAAAGGCAGACACCATGCAGCTTCCAGGACCTCTCCACCGGGCGTGCCCTACCGCCCTGGTGGTCCTCATGACCCTGCTCGCCTTCCTGGCCCCCGAGCGCGTCCTCGCGGCGGACCGGGGCGCGTGGGCGCCCAACGTCCAGTACGCCACGGGTGACATCGTCGCCTACGGGGGCAAGGGCTACGACTGCCGTCAGCCGCACACCTCGCTCGTCGGGTGGGAGCCGCCCAACGTCCCGGCGCTCTGGACACCGCGGACGGGCACTCCGCCCGTCGACACCGAGGCCCCCTCCACGCCCACGGGCCTGGCA
This window contains:
- a CDS encoding YciI family protein, producing MRFMVIVKATQDSEAGKMPEQSLLEAMGKYNEELVKAGVLLAGEGLHPSSKGARVRFNGSTRTVIDGPFAETKELVAGFWLFQVKSLEEAIEWVKRCPNPMLGESEIEIRRVFDPEDFGAALTPELQAQEESLRKQVAKN
- a CDS encoding SDR family oxidoreductase translates to MSPSSRLGPLSHSHVLERIRHCAATVTRYPLDILTAEAQLEDELGIDSVKLAEIAAVVAREFGLAVERLPRGAKARTLSLIAEQVVAQLEEAAPAPVSAAPSIPAPVAPPAAGLPSDLDARVRAVFARVTRYPEELLTPEADLEDELGIDSVKLAEVLAVLAKELSLELGPRPSRRLRTLSAVSEEIRSRQGTAPATSGVTQVAPPPPVAVRAPLPFEGKVALVTGSGKGIGKVIARRLASAGATVVVNSFHSRDEGERTAQEIVAAGGKALHVWGSVAQEEHLERLFTTIAERLGGLDFLVCNASNGLIGPFDRIAPRDWDKAFRTCVTGTYECAMRARPLMARRGGGAIVTMSTSMSQRYMYDLGCQGVVKAGVESLTRYLAAELAPEGIRTNCVSAGPVHGELLGMFPNAPGRVSRWEAATPGGQLCTAEDVADVTELLLGPKTQRVNGAVWVVDGGLSATVDGLLPDGRPQVNGHDLRALSALDS